A window of the Zeugodacus cucurbitae isolate PBARC_wt_2022May chromosome 2, idZeuCucr1.2, whole genome shotgun sequence genome harbors these coding sequences:
- the Tim22 gene encoding mitochondrial import inner membrane translocase subunit Tim22: protein MVNSPAEQKQDKRVFFENAQMDEMAQHFVGNLYRYRENIVLPSSNGPVQIKTNEEKMIEKTVESCAFKSITACVMGYGLGAAIGLFSASVNPSLTDPLLHEKKQTAREILRDMRKTTHGYAKNFAMIGMVFSGVECTIESYRGVTDWRNGTYAGAVTGGLIGLRAGVKAGIVGAAGFAAFSTVIDYYMRHRM from the exons atggtTAATTCACCCGCGGAACAAAAACAAGATAAACGTGTGTTTTTCGAGAATGCGCAAATGGATGAAATGGCACAGCATTTTGTTGGGAATCTATATAG ATATCGTGAAAATATAGTGCTCCCTTCTAGTAATGGACCAGTGCAAATAAAAACCAACGAGGAAAAAATGATTGAAAAGACAGTCGAAAGCTGCGCCTTCAAGTCTATAACTGCCTGCGTTATGG GTTATGGTTTGGGCGCCGCTATCGGTTTGTTTAGCGCCTCGGTCAATCCCAGCCTAACAGATCCATTATTGCATGAAAAGAAACAGACAGCACGTGAGATTTTACGAGATATGCGCAAGACAACGCATGGTTACGCCAAGAATTTTGCCATGATTGGTATGGTGTTCTCAGGTGTGGAGTGCACAATCGAAAGT taTCGAGGTGTTACCGATTGGAGAAACGGTACCTACGCGGGCGCCGTTACAGGGGGGCTGATTGGTCTGCGTGCGGGCGTTAAGGCCGGTATTGTGGGTGCTGCTGGTTTCGCCGCATTCTCAACTGTTATTGACTACTATATGCGGCATCGCATGTAG
- the Gos28_0 gene encoding Golgi SNAP receptor complex member 1, whose translation MGVSNYDALRKQARHLENEIDLKLVAFSKIGAGTSTSLQSSSSTDTSPLLGEHVFDSLSEEISQMLDKLSSLNETMSELPATGAAAIHTLQRHREILHGYKQEFNKICANHTTRIEREELLRGSGLATNSPTISGLSRRDLYLKESTHLSSSSSMVNDQINIAIETREHLLSQRQAFKRLQTRFNDISNRFPLISSLIQRINIKKKRDSLILGAVIALCVILLLLYVFN comes from the exons atgggaGTTTCTAATTATGATG CGCTTCGAAAGCAAGCAAGGCATCTGGAAAATGAGATTGACCTGAAATTAGTTGCATTTAGTAAAATTGGTGCAGGCACTAGCACATCCCTCCAAAGTAGTTCTTCAACCGACACATCACCATTGTTAGGCGAACATGTTTTCGATTCACTATCTGAGGAAATTTCACAAATGCTAGACAAG CTTTCGTCGTTGAACGAAACTATGTCCGAGCTTCCTGCAACAGGTGCTGCTGCTATCCACACACTCCAGCGCCACCGTGAAATCCTGCATGGCTATAAGcaagaattcaataaaatttgtgcaaatcACACAACACGAATAGAACGAGAAGAACTGTTACGTGGCTCCGGCTTAGCCACGAATAGTCCAACAATTTCGGGACTAAGTAGACGCGATCTGTATTTGAAAGAGAGTACTCATTTGAGCAG ttcAAGTAGCATGGTCAATGATCAAATCAATATTGCTATCGAAACGCGAGAACATTTACTTTCACAGCGACAAGCATTCAAAAGATTGCAGACTCGGTTTAATgatatttccaacagatttcctTTGATTTCCAG CCTCATACAAAGAATCAATATAAAGAAGAAACGAGATTCACTTATTTTAGGTGCAGTTATAGCTTTATGTGTAATATTACTTTTGCTCTACGtattcaattaa
- the Msantd1_4 gene encoding uncharacterized protein Msantd1_4, whose amino-acid sequence MPYEKFNKKRRQWEDNGVLELIKLWKVCAYELRTIKRNGHLYVAMAKQLTALGVSVSALEVHFKVNNLTQRYRQEQKTFETTGIISTWKFYSQVDDVFKSLAGQAGDKRIMTPASNPSTLPSASESPVWKNQMSQQEFNSNNSEGFYKSEYGMHRHFMDHTQPQPPNQNNDVNFMATTAAAAAVAAASAQLNATPNNTNTNGVVPNYNNKMKKPSEDYDKFVDIVKNIVDNHKATPDKVDTFGDFIKSYMRRWPDRLQDEAINHITNYVIVKNMENSMNNGDGVNNRQ is encoded by the exons ATGCCT tatgaaaaattcaacaaaaagcgCCGACAATGGGAGGATAATGGAGTTTTAGAATTAATCAAATTGTGGAAAGTTTGCGCCTATGAGTTGCGCACTATAAAACGCAATGGCCATTTATATGTGGCTATGGCAAAACAGTTGACCGCTTTAGGTGTATCTGTTTCAGCACTGGAAGTACattttaaagtaaacaatttgaCACAACGTTACag ACAAGAGCAAAAAACGTTCGAGACCACTGGTATTATAAGCACGTGGAAATTCTATTCACAAGTGGATGATGTTTTCAAAAGTCTGGCCGGCCAAGCAGG TGATAAACGCATTATGACACCTGCATCTAATCCGAGCACTTTACCTTCGGCTTCAGAGTCTCCGGTTTGGAAGAATCAAATGTCTCAGCAAGAATTTAACAGTAATAACTCCGAAGGCTTTTATAa aTCTGAATATGGAATGCACAGACATTTTATGGATCACACCCAACCTCAACCACCCAATCAAAACAACGATGTCAACTTTATGGCTACCACTGCAGCAGCTGCTGCCGTTGCCGCCGCTTCAGCGCAACTTAACGCAACACCGAATAACACAAATACCAACGGTGTTGTgccaaattacaataacaaaatgaaaaaacccTCAGAGGATTATGATAAATTCGTagatattgttaaaaatatcgTGGATAATCACAAGGCGACTCCGGACAAAGTAGATACATTCGGAGATTTCATTAAATCGTATATGAGACGCTGGCCCGATCGCCTACAGGATGAAGCCATAAATCACATAACAAACTATGTCATTgttaaaaatatggaaaactcTATGAATAATGGGGATGGTGTGAATAATAGACAATAA